aggtgcacatgtttacccaattacatgtgctgaactaTTAAATGGGGAAAtgtaatgccttgatggaaggcaaaattgggacactctggacACCCGGTTATGTGGACAATTAGAGGTGGAGAGTGAATATtaatgaagaccaatcttgacaaATCTAAGAACTAGTAGTCTTgttagatgttgagaaatcaggtataaaagCAGGATACCCaaatcacttgtaaaggaaagccgcaacaaagctagcaaatggttgtatatacggagagacagtacgatggatagatatggcctaagaagttctgtctaggagattgggttttaagcgggaccgttgtgacccctccaatctttcctgggaacttgcttagtggaaggattatccatacggtactattttcgtatatgtgacagtttgttatgaaactgttgaagactagcaagaTGACGGCACAAAGGAATagttgggttccgtatgatcaaggatctgatggagtggtgatttctccaaagaaggtagattcggtgactgtgatttctcgaaggggagaattgatgaagaccctgtgatggaagagaaatacaacaAGGGatgaagattggcaccctattttgacttggccaggtgttgtgacaggatgagctgctgtcaaacataagtaAGGAATaaggagaaatctggagaacagaaaCTGCACGAGGGCACACAGAGATTATGCAAGAGTACCCgtaggatccaacgaggtactgtaatgagacaacaggtgcagggagaagaagagttcccaaatgaagctcagagcagagactgttaaAGTTTGTACAACATGAAGTCTCTTATGCTCTTGATAAAGGCAACAagcgaggacctttccaatgcatgcaaggatggaaagatgagctgttgcagaggcacctaattgagggggtgcaaatgcctatgataaaaggcgaagacaccaaagagagtggtgtaggtggagctgtcaagcagaaaggcgtagaagctccaaacatagaaatcgaggtggaggattgcgaggagtataccgcaactttctctttctatgtagtcagtggcagtaatctctcccaagtccacatggtggtagagaatcttggagtcACTGGAGTTATCCCCGATGAAGGTGGATGAGACCGCCCCATGACAGTGGGCGGAGAAACCTtagagagaaggtgtgagggctatGAAATGAGCCCAAGATCAGGTCGCCCAAGACAACGGGCgtagacacctcagatggaagGTGTGGGCCACGATGTGAGCCCAGTTCAtaccgccgcatgacgacgagcggagacacctcaggagaaggtgtgagggccatgataggagccccagttcagaacgccccaaagccaatgtgatggctagatataagtggacagatggatagccaatgaagtggctatgatgagtatgaagacaaatgcaggattgactttcatggatattgcccccatgctaaagatcaatgagctagaagacatttgccttggacaataagtgggtgacttgtggagcattaagacgcggctgctatgaaggagcagagggcatgcgcaggttccgggaacgagttgactcttgtcaaggtggtgagctcggtaatggcattgtaatactcagagtatggagatagatatggatcaacctttaatgggatgcccccatggttaaaggtggagagctacctggactcttacgactaagagcgagagactcacgaagaagtaaggcgtggttcctatggtggaacagggggcaggcgcaactcctggatgagtagactcttggaagagtggtgggcttgtgatcatattgagatactcagataatgactgtcgcacttggaatatccgtttaagggggtgttgtaagccttattgtgaggcttgataaatcattccggaccgagcatggttgatacgctcgaaggggaatgttcccagagacaagcgttaacactcttcagatgtgatgtgtgagaccatctggttgaagtgatcctttggtgtaagcaagggtgtgctttggtgactctggtgtttgaaaggtttggcgagtacctgtaaacttggccacaggcgctctcggaatggtaagcttggaagagctgcaagatGCAAGCTTGCGCTGAAGAAGCAAGCGGACAATTGCCCCACatgaatggcaaagggggtgattgttaggtattgccattagtgggactaccccaccaccaagcaaagtggccaccaccaccaagcaagtggcagcagcctttgttgaagaagatggcagccacccacTCCTATGTGCAActgctggaaagaagaagagaagccaccatcctgcctataaataggcaccatacaaagagagctatgtgagagtgagagagagttgtgagacatgtagagagtgaagagagaaagagagagctgcaatggcagcagccatgctgccattgcagcagctGCAAAGTGCAGCAAAGAGAGCTGGGAGTAGAGTAgagtgaagtgatcctcctcctccatgtatttattgtaatcctttctctatctctaaataaaatagacctctcccgtggatgtaggcggttttgccgaaccacgtaaaatattgtgccTCAGTATGCTTCtcctccgttgagcaattatcagtacatcaccggtcaccgAATTCCGCCCAACATTTCTAATGTAGTCTCCTGAGATGATTGGGCAGATGCAAATGATGCTCGGTTTGAGTCCCTCTTGCGCCCTTTATGAACCCATCCTTCTGGATAACCAATGATCTCATAACAGCCCTTAATCGTGTGATTATCTAAACCACATTTGGTACATTTCATTGGTGGTCGGTTACGAGCAGGGTCAACGTTATAGCTATGAAGCCGAGATTGTTTTACCCTTGCAGCAGCCAAGGCTGTGGCTGCGTTGGTTGCACCAGCTTCATACATGGTTCCCTGTCTGTTACTTTCCCTTTTAATATGTGCGTATGCAGCCTCAAGTTCTGGTTTAGGCTCCATCCTCAAAATCTCTCCTCgaatttgatcaaaattattGTCTAAACCTGCAAGAAATATGTAAACTCGAAGACGATTAACCTCTTTCCGTCTAATTTCAATGTCTGATGGATGCTCCATTGTGCTTGGATTTAATTGATCAAGCTCCTGAAAAATCTCAGTAAGCTCACTGTAATACTTGGCAACTGATGCACCAGCTTGTCTCATTATGAATGATCTTCTGTGCAGGTCATAAATCTTTCATCAGCACCATCTGAATAGGTTTGCTTGATTGCATCCCAGACTTGCTTTGCTGTGTCATAACGAATAAACCTTTTAATCTGATTAGGCTGCATGGCATCAAAcaaccaactcttgacttggcaGTCTGATGCTCGCCATTTATTAAATGTGGAATTTGTGACTGCAGGCTGGGCAATATCACTAGTCAGATGACCATGCTTTTCTCGCCCAGCTATCTTCATCTCTATGATTTGATGCCATAGAGAATAATTATTCTCATCAAGTTTTATTCCTGCAGAGAAGTTGGAGGTGTCACTCTGCAATGTGACTATTTGTGTGGTAGTGTTGGAGTCTCCTGACATGAAAGATTGAAATAGACTAATCATAGTGCAGTATCACAAAAAGCAATCTGATTTCTTACCACACCATACCTAAGTGTTTGCACTGGCGAAGGTCTGATATCTTCTAGAATTGCTTCAGCCTCCTGAAATGATGCCAAGTTGTCACAACTATCAAGTATTTTGTGAAAAGCTTAGATCTTGCACAAGAAAATCAAGCCCTTCCAGAAAatacttgtaattataatttgcaATCCATGAAAAGAATAGCACAGATTGACAAAGCATATTGAATGTAAATCCTACATGACCAAATAGTCTTAGCAACAAGAGAAATGTTGATTGAAATGCGAAGGTTGTTGATTTGTATGAACAAGGAGAACAACCTTCCTCCCAGATTGTAAAATGATCCAACAAGTCAGCTTATTgcatatatcaaaataactttCTGAGCTGTAATGAATCATATCAACTTGTTTGATTGAATGTTTCAAAACGTTCATGTAGACTTGGGCTCAGATACTTGGGACACAACCTCTTGTTCATTTCTTACTACATTATCTGCACAACAGCTTCAAGAGTTCTTTAATCAGTTGCACCCAACATGTCGGAAAATTTACGAAAACTACAAGTCGACTAACAATCACTTCTCCAACTGAATTCCATATAATTCAATCTGGTGCACCAAAGAAATAATTCAATCTGAACCAAAAGTCTTTAACAAGAGATGCcaattctaacaccattagattGCTTAAAGACAAAGTAATCATTTTTCTCAAGAATCAACACTTGGATACTGTGCATAATTTCACTTCATAAATCTGTGCACCGTCATGCTTCGAAACATACACAATGCCTATGGCCTGCATACCGAGTTTATGGTAGCCCATCAATTACATATATACAAACACTCATGATGCATATGTTCATACAAGTGTGATTGCACATGGCAcactctttttatttgtttttgaaacaaGTCTCTCCACGTAAATTTACACACGCACTGCATAGACACAAGTACATCTCATATGCCTCTCTGTGTGCATGTTGTTCTGTGCTGTGTGGATACCATTTTGATAGTATCCATTGGGCACCAATGTGCACCCAGCAAAGAAATTTCACTCTTTCCATGTGTTTTTGAAACAAATGTCAAATTAATCAATTCTCTAGGTTTATCTCAGCTGGctgaatatattattatataatcaatAGCTTGTCATTTTCCACACATATACTTTGAGTTGATCGATGGCTTTCAGCAAATAGAATTTTGTATTTCTAGAAATTTATACTAGTTAAGAGAATATGCAAGTCATGCAATAACCTTATCTCATTAAGTATGGTTAGCATGGTCTCAGGTTTAAGCTTCTTGGCTTGGATACCTTGTTTTACCCAAGACTGGAAGCCATCTTGGACCAAGTATGGTCTCTCTCACATAAAAATGCAAACAAACAATTAGCAATATGATACAATAGGTTGTGGTTCCAGATTAACAATAGACTTACCTGGCAgttcaaattttcttataatgTAGGTCACAAGGTTTAATTTTGCAAAATTCTACTATCTTCTCTATCTAAATTATATGATTAGTGCAGGAATGAACCATGATATCATCTAGAATTCATGCATTTAACTTGTTTCTCTGCAAGCCATTTACACAACAATACAGCCCAGCAATCTAAGGagtgaaataaaagaatattgaaattgattaaTACATTGCAACTTCTCATTCAAGCAAcgtaaagacttttttttttttagagagagagagataatttAAGGACACATGTTAGATGTAATACTAATGTGCTTTCTGAATTATACCACTTGAGAATAACAGGAATGAAAATTGGGTTCAATCTACAGCATTGATAAGACAGAAAAACATGCATAAGGAGTAACGGTTTTTGACTTAACAATGTAAATGCACAAAAGACATTAATGTACTCTTTCCAAATCTGGTTAATATGGATAATGTTATTTGTTTCTAAGGTTACTGATACTGAAAAATTCTCAGAAATGTTTTTTATCCCAAAGAAACTTGACTAAGGGAGAGTGGATAAATTCATTTCGCCCTTCTAATTCCACGATGAATTAGATGTTTAGGCTTTTCTGTGATAGAACAATCTTAGAGATTCTAAATACTTGCCTTAACCCCAAGCTTTCTCAAGGATCTAGCGATGCCTTTAGAACGAGAACtgtaacaccccacctcactagcaagatattATCCGCTTTAGGCCTCCCAATCCACCCAAATCCAGGGCTTCTACCAAGGTCCCCCTCACGGGTTTGTTTTTGGCAGCCACGCATGACCCCAAAATACATattactagtcaaggtgagcatgcacttataaggccCTGGCTTTGGACGCTCACTttcgatgtgggatcttacaagaACCATCAGCATCCATAACTATTACCTGGTAAATTTGAGACAATGTTCCTGCTTCAGGATTTAAACATGGAACACTCAGGAGATTGTGATGTAGCAACTGTACTGCATATGGTAATACCAAAACAATTTCTTGTGTCCTTAGAGGCCACTGATGCTAAAACACACAACATTGATGAAACCAAGCCCAAATCCCCCCCTCGAgaatttcctttctttcttgcaCTACTCAGAATTCTCATTTTTCTGAATGTCTCGAAACAAAGACGTCATGCATAAACAATAGCTATATCAAAGCTCTTAAAACATAAAGCTATACCTATAGAGCTTTCAAGTTTTGAATGACTACAGCAGTTAAGATGTCATCAAGATATCGTCCACCCTTTAAAAGCTTCCTTACTGGGCCATCAACCTGAATAACATTGAAGAATATAAGACAGAGCTATAAGAAAGGGATATAGCCAAGTTccaattcttattttattttttttattgttggttCAAAGAGTTATTTGACATTTAGAAACAAAGTAATTGTTCTAAACTATCATCCTCATACCAAAAAGCAATACCTCTCCACTCATAGCTTTTGAATagtattatcaaataaaaccaACCTCTGGTAGAGTTATAATTGCACAGCGAAACCGAGTAGCTCGCCTAAGATCAGGAATGCCATCTCTTTCTCTAAGAACCTTCATATAAATAATGCCCACCAAGTTCAAAGCCAAGTTAAGGGgggaaaaaaggaaattaatgaGGGTGCcagatttgagatttttttactgTGATGTAAAAAATGTATGAGTAGTCAGCTTTAGTGTCTCTCATTGAGGTACTaaaatttctaacaaaaaagaaacttaGGAACATAAAAGGCCAGAAAATTTACTCTCTTGCCTCAGGCCGGACATCTTCCTTCCCTGGCAAGAGCCTTAAAGTTAATTGCGGAGACAAATCTCCAGAGTAAACACCATATACCCATACCCTATAAAAACCCCTACACAAATCTGATAGAAAACTTAAGCTTCCCATGTAATgcagattaaataaataaatccttcATGCACAAAAGGACAACCATACCACAAAGTGGATGAggttccaataaaaaaaaaaacaaaaggcataatTGGATCATTTGGATCCAAGCCAAGACTTTTCTCCAGCCCCTCAATAGCAATGTAAACCTGCTTAAGGTGTAAAAGCAGGTTTAGGAAATTCAACTTTGGTTTTGGATCATAAATTAGTTAGATCAGCACATAATTAAGCAGTGTAACAGAGATGGATGCAATTGAGTTTTCAACTAGAAGTCCTGTAAGCTGAAAGCAGTGACTGATGTCTCCAACAAAAAGATGTCtaaaatccaaatatatctttgcaggagattttttttcaagtccatACAATTAAACGAGAGTACAATGGCCATCAAAGTAAAACATGCCAAACATAATGTACCTGCTGAAAAGTTGCACCAATTAATCTCAAAATCTCTGTTACCCTTTCTTCAGACAGATTCAGTGCACTCCTGATCTCTGGAGGAAGAAAATCCTTGGCAGgcccataaaaataaacaacaaaagaagCCCTTTTTGCTATAGATTCCTCCACTGCAACGATTGCAACTCTGTCCACATCAACAAAAGTGCCACTAGCTTTTTGTGTGGCTTCCCTCAAACTAGATGAAAAGTTAGTCAATGTTTGGCAGCTAATTCTTCTATTTGATCAAAAGTAGAGAATACTTTACTCAAGGCACCATCTACTGCTTCTGAAGCACCTTCCTTAATCGATGTTATTGAAGAAGTAGTTGTGTCTAGTGAGCTTTGCACAACATTTCCtccattatttatttaagtgtTGATGGAGTCCCTAACCTCAcccaaaaaatcatcaaaaccaGCCTTTGCACTAGATAATGAATCGTTATCCATTTCTAGGGAATCAGATCCCAAACTAGGATTCTCTGTTGTCATATCAATAGTTGATGTTATTTCAGGTTCCACAAGTCGTATTAAACTATCTGTATTATCAGCAAAATGGTCTTCAGAGTTCAAAGGTCCTTCTTCAACATCAGATATGTTATAACTTTCTAAGAATTTCAGTTTAGCCCCTCCTATAGGGTGTGGGTGCAGTTCATCTATTGCTCCAACTGAAGAATCCCAATCCTTAAAAAAGTTGCAATTAATGTTGCCTAGTTCATTTGGGCAAGAATGATCATTAATGAAAGTAAAGCTTTCAATAAAATTGGAGTAGAAAGACTTTATAGCTTGTGTTTTGAAGGAAATTCTTTGGTGATGTGTTATATTTGACATTCCCAAAAGTACCCTGTTTACGACATAACATCTAGACTCGAAATCCTTCCAGACTGAGCAAAATGGTTACAGACCTCTATGGAATGTTATCTGCAGTAATTGTGGTTTCAAATACATGAATGAAATTTTTGACAATAGAAATACTATGCCAGAGGTATATGAAGAAATATGTGACATGATAACACAAAACTTGGTGAATTGATAATCGATGTGCATTGAAGTTACTGCCTGCAAGGCTTCACTAAAAATTGTcaaattttgttctttaaagGTGGACAAAGAATTTGTATATTGAAGAGTCTCACAGACCtcatatcttaattttatattatgatgtAAGTAATCAGATTAAGAATGTGTTTCACATTGCGGTACTGGTTgctttcaaagtgttttttttttaaaaaacacatcaaaataatgttttctttattttttaaaatatatttttaatattagcacatcaaaacggtccaaaaacatcaaaaaaaataattttaagcaaaaataattatatttttggcAAACGGTGTTGTGATAGCAATGCTAAACACACTCTAAGTGGAGAGAAAATGCCATCATAATCCACTGCAAATGAGAAGGAAGTTAGTGCTAGG
This genomic stretch from Populus alba chromosome 19, ASM523922v2, whole genome shotgun sequence harbors:
- the LOC118038731 gene encoding uncharacterized protein isoform X2; translation: MNVLKHSIKQVDMIHYSSESYFDICNKLTCWIILQSGRKEAEAILEDIRPSPVQTLRYGVGFAVASYALLEWEKTLQFIAIIGLSQVFSLSR